The stretch of DNA ATCGAGTCATGTCGGATGTGAGAAACTTCTTCGAGGGCGTGTCGGCGAAGGTGGACAAGGGCAAAATCGCGGGGATGAACTCGACGTTTTTGTTCAACATCACCGGAGACGACCCCCAGAGCTGGACCGTGAAGGTGGCGGACGGGGACGCGGTGGTGACCGAGGGCGCCTGTGAGGGCGCGAACATCGAGCTGACCATGGCGGACGCCG from Candidatus Hydrogenedentota bacterium encodes:
- a CDS encoding SCP2 sterol-binding domain-containing protein yields the protein MSDVRNFFEGVSAKVDKGKIAGMNSTFLFNITGDDPQSWTVKVADGDAVVTEGACEGANIELTMADADFLGLLNGTLNGQMAFLTGKLKIKGDMTLAMKLGTVFGIG